A genomic window from Streptomyces sp. HUAS YS2 includes:
- a CDS encoding luciferase family protein, translated as MNTARHASERLMSWPSLIADRAHCGAELGLRTTTQEIVHFHGEHEADVHLTRSMIAKLRPALIGSTAVRLRAGSGWVTVRLDMGSDIDLLATLVSAALQASTAALPGGADAGAPDHCTRETGRTATRRAVGRP; from the coding sequence ATGAACACAGCCCGGCACGCCAGTGAACGGCTGATGAGCTGGCCGTCGCTGATCGCCGACCGCGCCCATTGCGGTGCGGAGCTCGGACTGCGCACCACCACGCAGGAGATCGTGCACTTCCACGGCGAGCACGAAGCCGACGTCCACCTCACCCGCTCCATGATCGCCAAACTGCGCCCGGCACTGATCGGGTCCACCGCGGTGCGACTCCGCGCGGGGTCGGGCTGGGTGACGGTGCGTCTGGACATGGGGTCGGACATCGACCTGCTCGCCACCCTGGTGAGCGCCGCGCTCCAGGCGTCCACCGCTGCCCTCCCGGGCGGCGCGGACGCCGGAGCTCCGGACCACTGCACCCGTGAGACCGGCCGTACCGCGACACGGCGCGCGGTGGGCCGCCCCTGA
- a CDS encoding YhjD/YihY/BrkB family envelope integrity protein has translation MPHSSDPGPGPEPGPGRRPGPEPAHGHWFHRLHVRVVTSVVGLAWNRGREMELMHRAMGFAALSLLTLVPLLIVVAAADLASGQGFARWLVQGLGVSEVSQEEVEQLFGKPGQALQRTTAFGLAALAAFGVTFGSAVQTGYERAWDLPTARWHTMWRHVVWLAVLVAALLLFVNAPQPEESSAPLTLLVALADLVGTFLFFWWSQRFLLCGRIRWRALMPGAVGTALGLLGLRVFSQFVFSPLIASNAVTYGQFGTVLVLQSWLVGVGFVVYGGALVGRLFHERRVMRRMDLEPLDWE, from the coding sequence ATGCCGCATTCCTCCGATCCCGGCCCTGGTCCCGAGCCCGGTCCCGGTCGCCGTCCCGGTCCCGAGCCCGCGCACGGACACTGGTTCCACCGGCTCCACGTGCGCGTCGTGACCTCGGTCGTCGGGCTGGCCTGGAACCGCGGCCGGGAAATGGAGTTGATGCACCGGGCGATGGGCTTCGCGGCGCTCAGCCTGCTCACCCTCGTCCCGCTCCTCATCGTGGTCGCGGCCGCCGACCTGGCCAGCGGTCAGGGCTTCGCACGCTGGCTGGTGCAGGGGCTCGGCGTGTCCGAGGTGTCCCAGGAGGAGGTCGAGCAGCTCTTCGGCAAGCCCGGTCAGGCACTGCAACGGACCACCGCGTTCGGTCTCGCCGCGCTCGCCGCGTTCGGCGTCACCTTCGGTTCCGCGGTGCAGACCGGGTACGAGCGGGCCTGGGATCTGCCCACCGCCCGCTGGCACACGATGTGGCGGCACGTCGTCTGGCTCGCGGTGCTCGTTGCCGCGCTGCTGCTCTTCGTCAACGCGCCCCAGCCGGAGGAGTCCTCCGCGCCGCTCACGCTCCTGGTGGCCCTGGCCGACCTCGTCGGCACGTTCCTGTTCTTCTGGTGGTCGCAGCGGTTCCTGCTGTGCGGGCGCATCCGCTGGCGCGCGCTGATGCCGGGGGCGGTCGGCACCGCGCTGGGACTGCTGGGGCTGCGGGTGTTCTCGCAGTTCGTCTTCTCCCCGCTGATCGCGTCGAACGCGGTCACGTACGGGCAGTTCGGCACTGTGCTCGTGCTGCAGTCCTGGCTGGTGGGCGTGGGGTTCGTCGTCTACGGCGGCGCGCTCGTGGGGCGGCTGTTCCACGAGCGACGGGTGATGCGGCGCATGGACCTGGAACCGCTCGACTGGGAGTGA
- a CDS encoding LysR substrate-binding domain-containing protein, with the protein MPRWPDLPPPNTLLPFEATVRHASMTAAAQELHVTHGAVSRQIQNLERALGVTLFERGARTLRPTPEARQLAAVVRDALDQIDAAAGQVSRRGAGGPLTLSCEPTLLMRWLIPRLPDLTASVPDVTVLLSAGGGPVSFDRGGVDVAIRRDDFPVPPEVSRTLLFAERIGPVCRPDLAASVERLPLLHTRTRPGAWEDWRRAAGDTSEAGAQGGSAGEQTFEHFYLTLQAAAAGVGVAIGPYALVRDDLERGQLAAPFGFRPDGTSYYLLGPRPPERDERVARLLGWLRDRTDGLDAGDVTRAEPRPRRATRSG; encoded by the coding sequence ATGCCGCGCTGGCCCGATCTGCCCCCGCCGAACACGCTGCTGCCCTTCGAGGCCACGGTGCGGCACGCGAGCATGACCGCCGCCGCGCAGGAGCTGCACGTCACGCACGGGGCCGTGAGCCGGCAGATCCAGAACCTGGAGCGGGCGCTCGGGGTGACCCTGTTCGAGCGCGGAGCACGCACGCTGCGCCCCACGCCCGAGGCGCGCCAGCTGGCGGCCGTGGTCCGGGACGCGCTCGACCAGATCGACGCGGCGGCCGGGCAGGTGTCGCGGCGCGGCGCGGGCGGTCCGCTGACGCTGTCGTGCGAACCGACGCTGCTGATGCGGTGGCTGATCCCCCGGCTGCCCGACCTGACAGCGAGCGTCCCGGACGTGACGGTGCTGCTGTCCGCGGGCGGCGGGCCCGTCTCGTTCGACCGCGGCGGAGTCGACGTGGCGATCCGCCGGGACGATTTCCCGGTCCCGCCGGAGGTGAGCCGGACGCTGCTGTTCGCCGAGCGGATCGGCCCGGTCTGCCGCCCCGATCTCGCCGCCTCCGTCGAGCGACTGCCGCTGTTGCACACCCGGACACGGCCCGGCGCGTGGGAGGACTGGCGGCGGGCCGCGGGCGATACGAGCGAGGCCGGGGCCCAGGGCGGGAGCGCGGGCGAGCAGACCTTCGAGCACTTCTACCTGACGCTGCAGGCCGCGGCGGCCGGCGTCGGGGTCGCGATCGGGCCGTACGCGCTGGTGCGCGACGACCTGGAGCGCGGGCAGCTCGCCGCGCCCTTCGGTTTCCGCCCGGACGGCACGAGTTACTACCTCCTCGGCCCCCGGCCGCCGGAGCGGGACGAGCGCGTCGCGCGGCTCCTCGGCTGGCTGCGGGACCGTACCGACGGGCTGGACGCGGGCGACGTCACGCGTGCGGAGCCCCGTCCTCGTCGGGCGACCCGGTCCGGCTGA
- a CDS encoding RNA polymerase sigma-70 factor yields the protein MIDSPAVADPLVPFTEHRRLLFATAYRMLGSVADAEDVLQDAWLQWDGADRSAVRNPRAYLVRTVTNLSLNRLTSARATREAYVGPWLPEPLLTTPDIAEETELAETVSTAMLVVLESLSPLERAVFLLREVFGYSHAEIATALERSEATVRQTAHRAREHVQARRPRYDADTARRREATDRFLAACSGGDLNAMMELLAPDVTVWSDGGGKVTAARRPLHGVDAVARWIVGIFAKPESQGITLRPAHINGEEGVLAFMGDVPIGALTFDVVDGLFVNLRFQVNPDKLTGLDPERAL from the coding sequence GTGATCGACTCGCCCGCCGTCGCCGACCCGCTCGTCCCGTTCACCGAGCACCGGCGGCTCCTGTTCGCCACCGCGTACCGCATGCTCGGCAGCGTGGCCGACGCCGAGGACGTCCTGCAGGACGCCTGGCTGCAGTGGGACGGGGCCGACCGCTCCGCCGTGCGCAACCCCCGCGCCTATCTCGTACGGACCGTCACCAACCTCTCGCTCAACCGGCTGACGTCGGCCCGCGCCACCCGTGAGGCGTACGTGGGCCCCTGGCTGCCCGAGCCGCTGCTCACCACGCCCGACATCGCCGAGGAGACCGAGCTCGCCGAGACGGTCTCCACCGCCATGCTGGTCGTCCTGGAGAGCCTGAGCCCGCTCGAACGCGCCGTCTTCCTGCTGCGCGAGGTCTTCGGCTACAGCCACGCCGAGATCGCGACGGCCCTGGAGCGCAGCGAGGCCACGGTCCGTCAGACCGCCCACCGGGCGCGGGAGCACGTCCAGGCCCGCCGCCCCCGTTACGACGCCGACACCGCCCGCCGACGCGAGGCGACGGACCGTTTCCTCGCGGCCTGCTCGGGCGGCGACCTCAACGCCATGATGGAACTCCTCGCCCCCGACGTCACCGTCTGGTCCGACGGCGGCGGCAAGGTCACGGCCGCCCGCCGGCCGCTGCACGGCGTGGACGCGGTCGCCCGCTGGATCGTCGGCATCTTCGCCAAGCCCGAGAGCCAGGGAATCACGCTGCGCCCCGCGCACATCAACGGGGAGGAGGGCGTGCTGGCCTTCATGGGAGACGTACCGATCGGGGCGCTCACCTTCGACGTGGTCGACGGGCTCTTCGTGAACCTGCGCTTCCAGGTGAACCCCGACAAGCTCACCGGTCTGGACCCGGAGCGCGCGCTCTGA
- a CDS encoding PP2C family protein-serine/threonine phosphatase has protein sequence MSEREGAQGVPAREHAAVLDRLRALEEAADRIGATLGVDSVCRETVAFLRDRLCDAAAVDLLPEPVDLGDQRPEAAPPAAPSTARRAAQVGPEDLLDHTDTSRTVSVPLAAHGLLHGTLLAARAEGPFTAHERATLRTAAQMAATHLGHARRLAATEETALHLQRALVAEPGRPHPNLEIAGRYLPSGPRTLVGGDWFETVRLHFGRSLLVVGDVMGHGLDAAVDMNAYRSALREVASTDLPPHRVLRQLDTVVAEDRARRPATCLLVRVDPTRGAAGFASAGHLPPVVFTADGSADIVEVPVGPPLGTGFGGYELGTRELAASETLLLFTDGLVERRGEDIDVSLERLAALRMRPGAAPEEVVEEVLRRLDARHAEDDVAVLAARIRDRGPVPGLRPDARPTPFP, from the coding sequence GTGTCGGAGCGCGAGGGTGCCCAGGGGGTGCCGGCCCGGGAGCACGCGGCCGTGCTGGACCGGCTGCGTGCCCTGGAGGAGGCGGCCGACCGGATCGGTGCGACCCTCGGCGTGGACTCCGTCTGCCGCGAGACGGTGGCCTTCCTCCGGGACCGTCTGTGCGACGCGGCGGCCGTCGACCTGCTCCCCGAACCTGTGGACCTGGGGGACCAGCGGCCGGAGGCGGCCCCGCCGGCCGCCCCGTCCACGGCCCGCCGCGCGGCCCAGGTCGGGCCTGAGGACCTCCTGGACCACACCGACACCTCGCGCACCGTCTCCGTCCCGCTCGCCGCGCACGGCCTGCTCCACGGCACCCTGCTCGCCGCCCGCGCCGAGGGCCCCTTCACCGCGCACGAGCGCGCCACGCTCCGGACCGCTGCACAGATGGCCGCGACCCACCTCGGGCACGCCCGCCGGCTGGCGGCGACCGAGGAGACCGCCCTGCACCTGCAGCGCGCGCTGGTCGCCGAGCCCGGCCGCCCCCATCCGAACCTGGAGATCGCCGGCCGCTACCTCCCGTCCGGCCCGCGGACCCTCGTGGGCGGCGACTGGTTCGAGACGGTACGGCTCCACTTCGGCCGCAGCCTGCTCGTCGTCGGCGACGTCATGGGCCACGGTCTCGACGCCGCCGTGGACATGAACGCGTACCGCTCCGCGCTGCGCGAGGTCGCCTCAACCGATCTGCCTCCGCACCGGGTGCTGCGCCAGCTCGACACCGTCGTCGCCGAGGACCGCGCCCGGCGCCCCGCCACCTGCCTGCTGGTACGGGTCGACCCGACACGCGGCGCGGCCGGCTTCGCGAGCGCCGGGCACCTCCCGCCGGTCGTCTTCACGGCCGACGGCTCCGCCGACATCGTGGAGGTCCCGGTGGGTCCACCGCTGGGCACCGGCTTCGGCGGCTACGAACTCGGCACCCGTGAACTCGCCGCCTCCGAGACGCTCCTGCTGTTCACCGACGGCCTGGTGGAGCGGCGGGGCGAGGACATCGACGTCTCCCTGGAGCGGCTGGCAGCCCTCCGCATGCGGCCGGGGGCCGCGCCGGAGGAGGTGGTCGAGGAAGTGCTGCGCCGGCTCGACGCCCGCCACGCCGAGGACGACGTGGCCGTCCTGGCCGCCCGGATCCGCGACCGTGGCCCCGTCCCCGGCCTCCGACCCGACGCCCGCCCCACCCCATTTCCCTGA
- a CDS encoding four-carbon acid sugar kinase family protein, whose product MAIAILADDLTSAGDGAAPFRRTGHDARILFATPAAPSASGAAAPGPDVTAIDLGTRILDEATAADRTRRAARACADATLLLKTVDSTLRGHVAAEIRAAREGSGRRAVVVAPAFPAEGRTTVGSVQYVRGVPVHESEFARDPVHPVTRSDLTAVLPGSVPVAPGEVAGRLPELIRHGGLFVCSAGTDADLDRIVAAVPRPDAVLWVGSPGLAAALARRCAGPGALGAAAAPPPPARRPLVVVGSANPATRRQLARLRAETDADGVTVTSTAAGTAASLRRLTAPVLTLSTPDTRVPAATARALAEIMAAAVRTLAAEGVVDALVVTGGETAATVLHALDGTGLDLVDEPEPGVARGTLLGGPAPLPVLVKAGGFGDDDTLVRLSRLTLGTVDAS is encoded by the coding sequence ATGGCCATCGCCATCCTGGCCGACGACCTCACCAGCGCCGGGGACGGCGCCGCCCCCTTCCGCCGCACCGGCCACGACGCCCGGATCCTGTTCGCCACCCCTGCCGCGCCGTCCGCCTCCGGCGCTGCCGCTCCCGGCCCCGACGTCACCGCGATCGACCTCGGCACCCGGATCCTCGACGAGGCCACCGCCGCCGACCGCACGCGCCGGGCCGCCCGCGCCTGCGCGGACGCCACGCTGCTCCTCAAGACCGTCGACTCCACCCTGCGCGGCCACGTCGCCGCCGAGATCCGGGCCGCGCGGGAGGGCTCCGGCCGCCGCGCCGTCGTCGTCGCCCCGGCGTTCCCGGCGGAGGGCCGTACGACCGTCGGCTCCGTCCAGTACGTGCGGGGCGTCCCGGTCCACGAGAGCGAGTTCGCCCGCGACCCGGTCCACCCGGTCACCCGCTCCGACCTGACCGCCGTCCTGCCGGGATCCGTGCCGGTCGCGCCCGGCGAGGTCGCCGGCCGGCTGCCGGAACTGATCCGCCACGGCGGCCTGTTCGTCTGCTCCGCCGGCACCGACGCCGACCTCGACCGGATCGTCGCCGCCGTGCCCCGTCCCGACGCGGTGCTGTGGGTCGGCTCCCCGGGCCTCGCCGCCGCCCTCGCCCGCCGCTGCGCCGGCCCCGGAGCCCTGGGCGCCGCCGCCGCCCCGCCGCCGCCCGCCCGACGCCCCCTGGTCGTCGTGGGCAGCGCCAATCCGGCCACCCGCCGCCAACTCGCCCGGCTCCGCGCGGAGACGGACGCGGACGGCGTCACCGTGACCTCCACCGCCGCCGGCACCGCCGCCTCGCTGCGCCGCCTGACCGCCCCCGTCCTGACCCTCTCCACCCCCGACACCCGCGTCCCGGCCGCGACCGCGCGCGCCCTCGCCGAGATCATGGCTGCCGCCGTACGGACCCTGGCCGCTGAAGGCGTCGTCGACGCGCTCGTCGTCACCGGCGGAGAGACGGCCGCCACCGTGCTCCACGCCCTCGACGGCACCGGCCTCGACCTCGTCGACGAACCGGAGCCGGGCGTCGCCCGCGGCACGCTGCTCGGCGGCCCCGCCCCGCTCCCCGTCCTCGTCAAGGCCGGCGGCTTCGGCGACGACGACACGCTCGTGCGGCTGAGCCGCCTGACCCTCGGGACGGTGGACGCATCGTGA
- a CDS encoding VWA domain-containing protein, whose protein sequence is MIADPGAGAAASPAGVADRLTGLVQALRAHGLAIGPGETVDAGHALEALGFEDRERMREGLAATLLHQEGHRALFDRVFDLYFPLRVGVADGPPPEAGTPDTAELRERLVAALAADDRALLDRLAAEAVGALGGYGSTPGADGWSSYQTLDRLRPQTLLVRVRAAIRAERAGRSGGTGGSGGGGGGGAEAAEFTDRLDDDEIRRRIEAFRVRVGAEARRRVAERQGRDRVARRAVGGTPESVDFLLAGRAQLDELRRTVRPLARTLATRLAARRRNAARGSIDLRRTLRGSLSTGGVPMRPVLRRRRPGRPELVLLCDVSGSVAGFANFTMLLVQALHDQFSKVRVFAFVNRVDEVTELVARASADPAGLGERVLAEGTLTSWHGQSDYGTALGEFAERFADAVGPRTVVFVLGDARTNMSDPNLPALKAIADRARRVYWLNPEQPSLWQTGDSVALTYAGLVEMHPCRNARQLGALIARLMPV, encoded by the coding sequence GTGATCGCGGACCCGGGGGCGGGGGCCGCCGCCTCGCCGGCGGGGGTCGCGGACCGGCTGACGGGGCTGGTCCAGGCGCTGCGGGCGCACGGGCTGGCGATCGGGCCGGGTGAGACCGTGGACGCGGGGCACGCGCTGGAGGCTCTGGGGTTCGAGGACCGTGAGCGGATGCGGGAGGGCCTGGCGGCCACGCTGCTGCACCAGGAGGGCCACCGGGCGCTGTTCGACCGGGTCTTCGACCTGTACTTTCCACTGCGCGTCGGGGTCGCGGACGGGCCTCCTCCCGAGGCGGGGACGCCGGACACGGCGGAGCTGCGCGAACGCCTCGTCGCCGCGCTGGCGGCCGACGACCGGGCCCTGCTCGACCGGTTGGCGGCGGAGGCGGTGGGCGCGCTCGGCGGCTACGGCTCGACGCCGGGGGCGGACGGCTGGTCCTCGTACCAGACCCTGGACCGGCTGCGGCCGCAGACCCTGCTCGTACGGGTCCGGGCGGCGATCCGCGCGGAGCGGGCGGGCCGCTCCGGAGGTACCGGCGGGTCCGGGGGCGGCGGCGGAGGCGGTGCGGAGGCGGCGGAGTTCACCGACCGGCTGGACGACGACGAGATCCGGCGGCGGATCGAGGCGTTCCGGGTCCGGGTGGGGGCGGAGGCCCGGCGCCGGGTCGCCGAACGGCAGGGCAGGGACCGGGTCGCGCGCCGCGCCGTCGGCGGGACGCCGGAGAGCGTGGACTTCCTGCTCGCGGGGCGCGCCCAGCTCGACGAACTGCGCCGTACCGTACGGCCGCTGGCGCGCACCCTCGCCACCCGGCTGGCGGCGCGCCGCCGCAATGCGGCCCGGGGCAGCATCGACCTGCGGCGCACGCTGCGCGGGTCGCTGTCGACCGGAGGTGTCCCGATGCGGCCGGTGCTGCGCCGGCGGCGGCCCGGACGACCGGAACTCGTGCTGCTCTGCGACGTGTCGGGGTCGGTGGCCGGGTTCGCGAACTTCACCATGCTGCTGGTGCAGGCGTTGCACGACCAGTTCAGCAAGGTACGGGTGTTCGCCTTCGTCAACCGCGTCGACGAGGTCACGGAACTCGTGGCGCGCGCCTCCGCGGACCCGGCGGGGCTCGGCGAGCGGGTCCTCGCCGAGGGGACGCTGACGAGCTGGCACGGGCAGAGCGACTACGGCACGGCGCTGGGCGAGTTCGCCGAGCGGTTCGCGGACGCGGTGGGCCCCCGGACGGTCGTGTTCGTCCTGGGCGACGCGCGGACGAACATGAGCGACCCGAACCTCCCGGCCCTGAAGGCGATCGCGGACCGCGCGCGGCGGGTGTACTGGCTCAATCCCGAACAGCCCTCGCTGTGGCAGACCGGCGACTCGGTCGCGCTCACGTACGCGGGGTTGGTGGAGATGCATCCGTGCCGCAACGCACGTCAGTTGGGGGCGCTCATCGCCCGGCTGATGCCGGTCTGA
- a CDS encoding maleylpyruvate isomerase family mycothiol-dependent enzyme gives MTEETTERRPGLLPPGLGRAIRDTADEIAALLRDAPDTGLPVPGLTWTVGETAAHLAQANLLMAEVAAGHARTHGDGTPGSIADANSRVLAEFGERAAAPLADLIAQQAADFLTAIEERDPEEVLVTPLGPMDPATFGSYLLTHMLGHGYDLARALRTPHMIDRTRVELTLPFMLTAMPRVVDRGAVADLSARFTVRLWGGARFGVTVVDGAVTVSARPVDRPDCTIFTEPVAFLLMGLGRRGPWGAVARGRVLSWGRKPWLAPRFPTLFVAP, from the coding sequence ATGACGGAGGAGACCACGGAGCGGCGGCCGGGCCTGCTGCCCCCGGGCCTCGGGCGGGCGATACGCGACACCGCGGACGAGATCGCGGCCCTGCTGCGCGACGCGCCCGACACCGGGCTGCCGGTGCCCGGCCTGACGTGGACGGTCGGCGAGACCGCGGCCCATCTCGCGCAGGCCAACCTGCTGATGGCAGAGGTGGCGGCCGGCCATGCGCGCACGCACGGCGACGGCACCCCGGGAAGCATCGCCGACGCCAACAGTCGCGTCCTCGCCGAGTTCGGCGAGCGCGCCGCCGCGCCGCTGGCCGATTTGATCGCGCAGCAGGCCGCGGACTTCCTCACGGCGATCGAGGAGCGCGACCCGGAGGAGGTCCTCGTGACGCCACTGGGCCCGATGGACCCCGCCACGTTCGGCTCGTACCTGCTGACGCACATGCTCGGCCACGGCTACGACCTGGCCAGGGCCCTGCGCACGCCGCACATGATCGACCGCACGCGAGTGGAGCTGACGCTGCCGTTCATGCTGACCGCCATGCCCAGAGTGGTGGACCGGGGGGCCGTCGCGGACCTCAGCGCCCGCTTCACGGTCCGGCTGTGGGGCGGTGCACGGTTCGGCGTCACCGTGGTGGACGGTGCCGTCACCGTCAGCGCCCGCCCGGTGGACCGCCCGGACTGCACGATCTTCACCGAGCCCGTCGCGTTCTTGCTCATGGGGCTCGGGCGCCGCGGGCCGTGGGGCGCCGTGGCCAGGGGCCGCGTGCTGAGCTGGGGACGCAAGCCATGGCTGGCACCCCGCTTCCCGACCCTGTTCGTGGCGCCCTGA
- a CDS encoding NUDIX hydrolase has protein sequence MAKTWLPPAEYIATLPRATAYACLYFTDTAGRPFQLRSVYGSEAWQWPGGNMDPGETPWETAVRECHEETGIAYDGEPRLLGAHFLAPCGEDWPANHIGFIFDGGMLDDEQIAAVVLDPEEHTEYRVCTLAEWEREMTPRNFQRLAHIDRARREGAAVYLETAAFI, from the coding sequence ATGGCGAAGACCTGGCTGCCGCCCGCCGAGTACATCGCGACGTTGCCGAGAGCCACGGCGTACGCGTGCCTGTACTTCACCGACACCGCGGGCCGGCCGTTCCAGCTGCGCTCGGTGTACGGCTCGGAGGCCTGGCAGTGGCCCGGTGGGAACATGGACCCCGGCGAGACGCCCTGGGAGACGGCCGTGCGCGAGTGCCACGAGGAGACCGGGATCGCCTACGACGGCGAGCCGCGGCTGCTCGGAGCGCACTTCCTCGCGCCTTGCGGCGAGGACTGGCCCGCCAATCACATCGGCTTCATCTTCGACGGCGGGATGCTCGACGACGAGCAGATCGCGGCCGTCGTCCTGGACCCCGAGGAGCACACCGAGTACCGGGTGTGCACGCTCGCCGAGTGGGAGCGCGAGATGACCCCGCGGAACTTCCAGCGGCTCGCGCACATCGACCGGGCGCGGCGGGAGGGCGCGGCCGTGTACCTGGAGACGGCCGCGTTCATCTGA
- a CDS encoding AMIN-like domain-containing (lipo)protein, protein MFHRQGLAAAAAGILLAAGIGATIPATASAPQSPATVPSTALVVNARWGGHGSFDRLVIDVKGKMPPVTVKPVKVLRYDGSGNKVPLAGKYFLEIKLSPAAAHNDAGQSVYKGPRLLKIHLPVLKGLAFTGDFEGVVTFGTAFQAKPVYKTFTLHSPERFVLDVRHPHGCPV, encoded by the coding sequence ATGTTCCACCGCCAGGGCCTCGCGGCGGCCGCCGCGGGCATTCTTCTCGCCGCCGGGATCGGCGCCACCATCCCGGCCACCGCTTCCGCACCGCAGTCCCCCGCCACCGTGCCGTCGACCGCCCTCGTGGTCAACGCCCGGTGGGGCGGGCACGGCTCCTTCGACCGGCTGGTCATCGACGTGAAGGGCAAGATGCCGCCCGTCACCGTGAAGCCGGTGAAGGTGCTGCGGTACGACGGTTCGGGGAACAAGGTTCCGCTCGCCGGGAAGTACTTCCTGGAGATCAAGCTCTCCCCCGCCGCCGCCCACAATGACGCCGGTCAGTCCGTCTACAAGGGGCCGCGGCTCCTCAAGATCCATCTGCCCGTACTGAAGGGCCTCGCGTTCACCGGTGACTTCGAGGGCGTCGTCACCTTCGGTACCGCGTTCCAGGCCAAACCCGTGTACAAGACGTTCACGCTGCACTCCCCGGAGCGCTTCGTCCTGGACGTCAGGCACCCGCACGGCTGCCCTGTCTGA
- a CDS encoding AAA family ATPase, with protein sequence MTTGEFSSSGYFASVDDVAARLAETGYLASPAVATTVFLADRLGKPLLVEGPAGVGKTELAKAVAQVAGARLVRLQCYEGVDESRALYEWNHAKQLLRITAGRGENWDEARTDIFSEEFLLARPLLTAIRGDDPKVLLVDEMDKADIEVEGLLLEVLSDFQVTVPELGTIGATRRPFTVLTSNASRELSEALRRRCLFLHIGFPDEALERRIVRMKVPGIDEALTASVVRVVAALRAMDLRKAPSVAETVDWARTLLALGAATLDETVVRESLGVVLKHQEDILKAAAKLDLDAV encoded by the coding sequence ATGACGACCGGGGAATTCAGCTCCAGCGGGTACTTCGCCTCGGTGGACGACGTGGCCGCGCGGCTGGCCGAGACCGGCTATCTCGCCTCGCCCGCGGTCGCCACCACCGTCTTCCTGGCGGACCGGCTGGGCAAGCCGCTGCTCGTGGAGGGGCCGGCCGGTGTCGGCAAGACCGAGCTGGCGAAGGCGGTCGCCCAGGTCGCCGGCGCGCGTCTGGTGAGGCTCCAGTGCTACGAGGGCGTGGACGAGTCCCGTGCCCTGTACGAGTGGAACCACGCGAAGCAGTTGCTGCGCATCACGGCGGGGCGCGGGGAGAACTGGGACGAGGCCCGCACGGACATCTTCAGCGAGGAGTTCCTGCTGGCCCGTCCGCTGCTGACGGCGATCCGCGGGGACGACCCGAAGGTGCTGCTGGTCGACGAGATGGACAAGGCGGACATCGAGGTAGAGGGGCTGCTGCTCGAAGTGCTCAGCGACTTCCAGGTCACCGTGCCGGAGCTGGGCACGATCGGCGCGACGCGCCGGCCGTTCACCGTGCTCACGTCGAACGCCAGCCGCGAGCTGTCGGAGGCGCTGCGGCGCCGCTGCCTCTTCCTGCACATCGGGTTCCCGGACGAGGCGCTTGAGCGCCGGATCGTCCGGATGAAGGTGCCGGGCATCGACGAGGCGCTGACGGCCTCGGTGGTGCGGGTGGTCGCGGCGCTGCGGGCGATGGACCTGCGCAAGGCACCCTCGGTCGCGGAGACCGTCGACTGGGCCCGCACGCTCCTGGCGCTCGGCGCGGCGACGCTGGACGAGACCGTGGTGCGGGAGAGCCTCGGGGTGGTCCTGAAGCACCAGGAGGACATCCTGAAGGCCGCGGCCAAGCTCGATCTGGACGCCGTGTGA
- a CDS encoding DNA-binding protein, whose product MTSTPEPSADLSADSSADPFTPAHPEQARAQRVHASLFRIAERHAATDAQRRRQTHPSMLGPHEAVRLVSFLLSGATLPVEDEPEVDRADITAALSLVPLVRGEMDELEAGLLQMARGRGMTWPEIAFGLGLGTPQAARQRYERLVSRTGSPDEDGAPHA is encoded by the coding sequence ATGACATCGACACCGGAGCCGTCCGCCGACCTGTCCGCCGACTCGTCCGCGGATCCGTTCACCCCCGCGCACCCCGAACAGGCCCGCGCGCAACGCGTCCACGCCTCGCTGTTCCGCATCGCCGAGCGGCATGCCGCCACCGACGCGCAGCGCCGCCGCCAGACGCATCCGTCGATGCTCGGCCCGCACGAGGCCGTACGGCTGGTGTCGTTCCTGCTCAGCGGTGCCACGCTGCCGGTCGAGGATGAGCCCGAGGTGGATCGCGCCGACATCACTGCCGCGCTCAGCCTCGTACCGCTCGTGCGCGGCGAGATGGACGAACTGGAGGCCGGGCTGCTGCAGATGGCCCGGGGGCGGGGGATGACCTGGCCCGAGATCGCCTTCGGCCTCGGGCTCGGCACGCCGCAGGCGGCCCGCCAGCGCTACGAGCGCCTCGTCAGCCGGACCGGGTCGCCCGACGAGGACGGGGCTCCGCACGCGTGA